The Molothrus aeneus isolate 106 chromosome 11, BPBGC_Maene_1.0, whole genome shotgun sequence genome segment TGcaggggtgctgcagcagctccgagGATTCCTTGAAGTGCAGCTCGCAGACGTTGCACTTGAAGAGGTGCTCCCCCGAGTGGGCGTACATGTGGCGCACCAGGTGGGAGCGATGCTTGAAGGTCTTCTCGCACACCGTGCACTTGTAGGGCCGCTCCGAGCTGTGCGTCCGTTTGTGGTGCACCAGGTGGGAGGACTGGCTGAAGCTCTTGTCGCACAGCGTGCACTTGTACGGCTTCTCGCCCGTGTGGATGCGCTCGTGCCGGGACAGCTCCGAGAGGTGCTTGAAGGTTTTCTGACAGATGGAGCAGCTGTAGGGCTTCTCCGAGGGGTCGAGAGGCTGTGAATGCTCCACCTCGGGAGGCTTGTAGGTCTTCTCACAAATAGAGCACTTCATGGCGTTGCCGTTATGGACGTTGTGGTGCTGCGCCAGCGAGGTCAGGAGGGAGAAGCCCATCTTGCAAACCCCGCACACGAAGGGCTTCTGCTCCACTTGGATACACTGATGTTCGAGGAGGTCGGTGGCCTGGTGGAAGATCTTCAGGCACTGGGTACACTGGAAAGAGCGGTCATGGCTTGGCAAGCACTGGTGCTCATGGGGGTTGGAGAGGTGGGCGAGGTCATGGCCACACACACCGCACTTGTGGGATGGctctccagcctggatgggggcgtgctggtggtgctgcagTCCAGGGtctggctggagcaggatgCCGTACACGGCACAGCCCAGGGGGttgtcagcagtgctgggagggatGGAGTGCTCTGGGAGGGCGGCTGCCCCAGCGTGGTGCTGCTGCGGTGGCGGCGGCTGCTGTggttgctgctgttgctgctgccagctttctgacatgcttggggaaaaaaatgggattttagcAGTGATAGCTTCAGCTTCCCGGATGAAAGGGTTCAAGTAAAAGCAAGACACAAAGATTCTGAGATCCTGATTCCCTGTAAATGATCCCCTCAAGTTGAGACCAGAAAATCCAGCCCACAGCCAGGATCCTGGAAAGAAAAGCGGTGAAGGGACTCCAGAGCCTCCTCCTTAGACCAGCACAGGTTCTTTATGGACTGATTTGGTctggcttttccttcttttggaCAAAGGAACAGGAGGCAGAGGCAAGTGCCTTGAAGAGGAGAGGAGGCTCTTCTCCGTGCTGGCTGCGACGTGCTCACACTTGTGAGGGGCACAGGATACaacccagggagcagctctctCTGCAGGAAAGAAGACAGCTCATGTCAGTTCTTAGAGGAAATGTGGGCAATTCTCTATCAACCTTCTCCCATGTCTCTCTTTGAAAactctcctgcatccctgcaaaGCTACCAAGAAGCCATTGCAGAACCAGAGCTGCActtgctgctgtgcaaagggcCTGGGACAAGGAGTTCTCAGGCTGAaaagggctgggctctgcttggACACAGCCAGGCACACGTTTGGGTGTTGTGCCCTCACGAGAGGCAGCAAAACTGCCCAGGAGCCGCTCAGCTCAGCCTTGAGAGGGTCAGTGGAtgtccagcactgctgtggcacTGTCCCAGAACATGGTCTCTCTGCACAGGCTATGCACCAAACACTGTGCAATCAAGAAGCTACTGGGTTAGATTTTACACATCCTAACATGATCCCACCCCAGCTGAAACAGCCCTGTGAAACggttctgctcctcctgcagcctggatATCGAGCCCATTACCCAAGGGATGCATGCAAAGCATTTCCCCCTCTCTGGGCAGCGCTTGTAGACTGGAAGAGCCGGGGAGCTCAGGAGAATATTTGCCCTCAGTGTTATCCTATCCTCAGACACAGGGATCACTCTGTGAAGATAAAAGTGGAGTTAAAGCAGTGGCTTAGCTGAACCTCCTACCAAACCATGTAATAAAAGTACACTGAAGCCAACCAACCTATGCCAGATCCGCAGCCTGGCCTTGCTACAGAGCATCATCAGGCTCACTGGAAAGTGAGATGTCCAATAAAACCTGGCAAAAACTTAGAGAAGAATAAGACCCACCAGCGAGcagcagacagcagcagtgTCAACACACCTCAAGAGAGAAGAAGGTGCAAGCCCTGGtgagcagcagccaccagcactcCTGGGCCTTGAGAGCACCCCCAGGTCTGTGTCAAACCACCTGCCCTCAGGGTAAGGAAATCCTTGGTCTACCACAACaatattttttatgtttaaaactATGCAATAAAGAGCATCAGAGAATCCCactccccagcatccccaccTCCACTGGCACTCAGTTGAGACGGGGTTGAGCCCCGCAGCTCAGCTAGTCCTGGACCCACCTATGACTGTGGGGACACTTCATCATTTTGTGCTCCAGCACAGTTTGAGGCAGTAAAGCCCCCAGGGGCAtcatcacagccctgcaggcacgCAGGATGCCCTCCTTCTCCTACAGAGCTCACCTTGACGGAGCGAGGGCTCGCAGTGCCGGTACCTGCACCGAGCTCGGCGGGACACCAAACTTCAGCCCAGCCCGGACGCCACCTTCCCCCGCACACACCGCGAACCGCGGCAGGATGAACCCACCGGCGGCGCACCCCGGGCTAACGGGGAGGGAAGACTGCGCCCCTCGCAGGGGAGAGCGATACCAACCTTGGCTTACCGAGGGCTCTGCGCGGGGACCCGCGTCGGCGCCAGCTCCAGCCTAACTCATCCCTCCGTGGGAGGTGGGAAGCGACAACCATTTAGGGAGCGCGGTCGGGAGCGCAGAGGTACTTTCAAACTGGCGAGGCGGCCTGCTCGGCATGGCCCGGCTGCTCCCGCCAGGCCCGGGCCGCCTCAGGGCCGCGGGGCGCGGGGGCGGCCGGGGAGCTCGCAGGCCAccagcagccgccgccgccgcagcccgcggccaggcccggcccgccgcTCGCCGCTCCCCATCGGGCGGCCCCGCTGGCAGCGCGGGGACGGCGCCCCGAGGCCTTCACCGCCGCCGCGCCGGGAGGCCCCGCGCTGGGCTCGGGTGTAGGGGGTCGCTGcccgcccggggccgcccccgccccggcgAGGCGCACACAaagggcggcggcggcggccgggccgaTCACCTACGGCGGGAGGAGGCCTCGCCGGCGGCAGGGCCGCGGCCTGCGCGCtgcgcccgagccccgcgctgGCGTGGAGGCGGGAGccgggagggaggaggggagggagggaagggagcgAGCGGCGGGCGGGAGCGCAGCGGAGGGAGcggagcgggccgggccggggcggccgcggcggcggcggaggaggcggggcgggcgcggcgagTGCTGCCCCCTGCCGGGCCGCGCCGGCAACTGCGCTGCCAGCGGGGCGCGGGCcgtggcggcggggccgcggccatGAGCGCCGCGCTGGTGGGCTACAGCAGCTccgaggaggagcaggagcaggagcaagaAGGGGGGTgccggggcggcgccgcgcAGGGGCTCCCCGGGGCCAGGTGGGTGCGGTGgggtggcggcggcgggagcgcgcgggaggcggcgggagcgcgcggccttcttcctcctcttcctcgtTCTCACCCCGCTCCGGTCCCGCAGCGCCGGCCGCCCCCGCCTGCCCGTACCCGCCGGCCTGCCCGGAGACCCGGACCCGCAGGAGGCCGTGAGCGATGACAGCTCCCGGCACGGCGGCCGCGTGCGCGGCTTCCCCCACGAGCGGGGCAACTGGGCCACGCACGTCTACCTGCCCTGTAGGTACCGGCACCGCGACCGCGACCGCGAGCGGGatgggaccgggaccgggaccgggaccgggatgGGTCCGGGAGGATGGCGGGACGGACCCCAGCCCCTCGGTCCCGGCGAGGATGCGCGGCTCCTCTGACGGCGCTGCCCCGCAGACATTGCCCAGGAGGagttcctg includes the following:
- the ZNF319 gene encoding zinc finger protein 319, which produces MSESWQQQQQQPQQPPPPQQHHAGAAALPEHSIPPSTADNPLGCAVYGILLQPDPGLQHHQHAPIQAGEPSHKCGVCGHDLAHLSNPHEHQCLPSHDRSFQCTQCLKIFHQATDLLEHQCIQVEQKPFVCGVCKMGFSLLTSLAQHHNVHNGNAMKCSICEKTYKPPEVEHSQPLDPSEKPYSCSICQKTFKHLSELSRHERIHTGEKPYKCTLCDKSFSQSSHLVHHKRTHSSERPYKCTVCEKTFKHRSHLVRHMYAHSGEHLFKCNVCELHFKESSELLQHPCTPSGERPFRCGECQKAFKRPSDLRQHERTHSEERPFKCDLCQMSFKQQYALMRHRRTHKAEERFKCNLCEKGFVQPSHLVYHQHVHGIENLFKCNVCQKGFNQSSELLRHKCVQNAERPFKCAVCNKSYKRASALQKHQLAHCAEKPLKCTLCERRFFSSSEFVQHRCDPAREKPLKCPDCEKRFKYASDLQRHRRVHTGEKPYKCSSCEKAFKQREHLNKHHSVHAREQQYKCMWCGERFLDLGLLQEHSVQHTAEGAYQVAACLP